In one bacterium genomic region, the following are encoded:
- a CDS encoding zinc ribbon domain-containing protein — translation MNCPRCGAVQDDDARFCKACGVAMAAPVPPDTPASPPPAPAAAGPPVAPSPRGGVPGWLIGCLVALIVVLVIASLVTGVLVYRNMAKAHELASDTQVAEETGTSTTTETEQTPEATDETETESPDATATETPSADTSGEDDTAAREAEAKAGARAVLDQYIAAERARNSPKMATYLTGQAAREFDATQTAHDTEIKSVDVVSTQVEDAEVVVFQVVMGASDLESGESYKMNITYRVIKTDAGWKISSIVYRQ, via the coding sequence ATGAACTGCCCGCGCTGTGGCGCCGTTCAGGACGATGACGCCAGGTTCTGCAAAGCCTGCGGCGTGGCCATGGCCGCGCCCGTTCCCCCCGACACACCCGCAAGCCCTCCTCCCGCGCCGGCCGCTGCCGGCCCGCCTGTCGCCCCGTCCCCTCGCGGTGGCGTGCCAGGCTGGCTCATCGGGTGCCTGGTGGCGCTGATCGTCGTGCTGGTCATTGCCTCCCTCGTGACCGGCGTGCTCGTCTACAGGAACATGGCCAAGGCGCACGAGCTGGCGTCGGATACGCAGGTCGCGGAGGAGACCGGGACCTCCACCACGACCGAGACGGAGCAGACGCCCGAAGCGACCGACGAGACCGAGACTGAGAGCCCCGACGCCACTGCCACCGAGACCCCCTCAGCCGACACCAGCGGCGAGGACGACACCGCCGCCCGCGAGGCCGAAGCCAAGGCCGGGGCCCGCGCCGTGCTCGACCAGTACATCGCCGCCGAGCGGGCCCGCAACAGCCCCAAGATGGCCACCTACCTGACCGGCCAGGCCGCCAGGGAGTTCGATGCGACCCAGACCGCCCACGACACCGAGATCAAGTCGGTGGACGTGGTCTCCACGCAGGTCGAGGATGCCGAGGTGGTGGTATTCCAGGTCGTCATGGGAGCCTCGGACCTGGAGTCCGGCGAGAGCTACAAGATGAACATCACGTACCGCGTGATCAAGACGGACGCCGGATGGAAGATCAGCAGCATCGTCTACCGACAATAG